The following proteins are encoded in a genomic region of Leifsonia psychrotolerans:
- a CDS encoding FMN-binding protein has product MRKRAVAGSILGTTAILLLGWELGTTVHPGTGVSASAAHAATPSQPAAPGSAPAAGPVPAAMPSPSAASPAAPAAPAAPSGSFTGSMVSTEYGNVQVQITVAAGTITDVTALHLTDSDGRSVQISNRAAPVLRTEVLSAQSSSVQMVSGATYTSEGYLTSLQSALDKAGIK; this is encoded by the coding sequence GTGAGAAAACGAGCAGTAGCCGGAAGTATCCTCGGTACCACGGCGATCCTACTTCTCGGCTGGGAACTCGGCACAACCGTGCATCCCGGCACCGGCGTCTCCGCATCCGCCGCGCACGCTGCGACACCCAGCCAACCGGCAGCGCCCGGCAGCGCTCCTGCGGCCGGGCCGGTGCCCGCCGCGATGCCTTCTCCGTCTGCCGCTTCTCCCGCTGCTCCCGCTGCCCCTGCCGCCCCGTCGGGTTCGTTCACCGGGAGCATGGTGAGCACCGAATATGGGAACGTGCAGGTTCAGATCACCGTGGCTGCCGGCACGATCACCGATGTCACCGCACTTCACCTCACCGACAGTGACGGTCGCTCGGTGCAGATCAGCAACCGGGCGGCGCCGGTTCTGCGCACGGAGGTGTTGTCGGCGCAGTCCTCGTCAGTGCAGATGGTGTCGGGGGCGACCTACACGAGCGAGGGCTACCTCACGTCGTTGCAATCGGCACTCGACAAGGCGGGAATCAAATAG
- a CDS encoding response regulator transcription factor: MEDGPRILLVEDDVRLAQMLQGLLESEGYRVVAARDGQRALHEGLTGSFDVLLLDRGLPIIDGLDVLTKLRQKGVLAPALILSALGNPADRVEGLDRGAEDYLSKPFDIDELLARLRALQRRPSSLAQVLRVPGGSFDPSSRTVVLDSGSTAVLSERENTLLEQFARRPSQVFQRAAILHSVFPDADDIGVVDTYVHYVRKKLGHDVVLTVRGVGYRLGAPR; this comes from the coding sequence ATGGAAGACGGCCCGCGCATCCTGCTTGTCGAAGACGACGTGCGCCTGGCCCAGATGCTGCAGGGGCTGCTTGAAAGCGAAGGCTACCGGGTGGTTGCAGCGCGTGACGGCCAGCGCGCTCTGCATGAGGGTCTGACCGGATCCTTCGACGTGTTGCTTCTCGACCGCGGACTCCCGATCATTGACGGTCTCGACGTGCTGACCAAGCTCCGGCAGAAGGGGGTTCTCGCCCCGGCGCTGATCTTGTCGGCGCTCGGCAACCCCGCAGACCGTGTCGAAGGCCTCGATCGCGGGGCGGAGGACTACCTGTCGAAACCGTTCGACATCGACGAGTTGTTGGCCCGCCTGCGCGCGCTGCAACGACGTCCGTCCTCCCTCGCCCAGGTGCTCCGTGTGCCCGGCGGATCGTTCGATCCAAGCAGCCGGACCGTGGTTCTCGACTCCGGCTCGACCGCGGTGCTCTCCGAGCGGGAGAACACGTTGCTCGAACAGTTCGCGCGGCGTCCCAGCCAGGTTTTTCAGCGCGCCGCCATTCTGCATTCTGTCTTTCCGGATGCCGACGACATCGGCGTCGTCGACACCTATGTGCATTACGTGCGCAAAAAGCTCGGACATGATGTCGTCCTCACCGTGCGCGGTGTCGGCTATCGGCTGGGAGCTCCGCGATGA
- a CDS encoding ATP-binding protein, producing the protein MTGWRLRDFHPDDLDGILALWEELKANGTEPVYGLSEVLASCEKDDAVVAVVGDKVVGAAVGRAAHAQGWIVFLATLEAWQSRGIGSSLLMALEAKMSPHGLSKLSALMPDTESRVDAFLSRGFEVKQNLRYFERHIPVQREELRLLGELGGRVLPRDLWDNVGGMIAEKELLERRLVMPLAQAQLAEQFGVAPPRSVVLFGPPGTGKTTFAKAIASRLEWSFVEVFPSRLAADPRGLAGALRETFLKISELEHAVVFIDEVEEIAAQRSGEPPSAMQGVTNELLKIIPAFRDQPDRLLVCATNFIRALDSAFLRHGRFDYVIPIGLPDAAARRSIWERYIPTATRGTVDLDQLVESSEGFSPADIEYAARKASQNALENAVYPGGSGPTQTGPETADYVDAISSTRTTVSAEQAAEFLEDIESLARL; encoded by the coding sequence ATGACTGGTTGGCGACTGCGTGACTTTCACCCTGACGACCTCGATGGCATTCTTGCGCTCTGGGAAGAGCTGAAGGCCAACGGTACCGAGCCCGTCTACGGACTTTCCGAGGTGCTGGCGTCGTGTGAGAAGGATGACGCGGTGGTCGCCGTGGTCGGCGATAAGGTCGTCGGCGCGGCGGTGGGGCGGGCCGCCCACGCGCAGGGCTGGATCGTCTTTCTCGCCACGCTCGAGGCCTGGCAGAGCCGGGGCATCGGCTCGTCACTGCTCATGGCACTCGAGGCGAAGATGTCGCCGCACGGGCTGTCGAAGCTGTCGGCACTGATGCCCGACACCGAATCGCGCGTCGACGCCTTCCTCAGCCGGGGCTTCGAGGTAAAGCAGAACCTGCGCTATTTCGAGCGGCATATCCCGGTGCAGCGCGAGGAACTACGTCTGCTCGGCGAGCTCGGCGGACGTGTTCTGCCGCGTGATCTCTGGGACAACGTGGGCGGCATGATCGCCGAGAAGGAACTGCTGGAGCGCCGCCTCGTCATGCCGCTGGCCCAAGCCCAGCTCGCCGAGCAATTCGGTGTGGCCCCGCCGCGTTCGGTTGTGCTGTTCGGCCCGCCCGGCACGGGCAAGACCACGTTCGCCAAGGCCATCGCCTCGCGCCTTGAATGGTCATTCGTTGAGGTGTTCCCGTCTCGATTGGCCGCCGACCCGCGCGGCCTCGCGGGTGCGCTGCGCGAAACGTTCCTCAAAATCTCGGAGCTCGAGCATGCGGTCGTGTTCATCGACGAGGTCGAAGAGATTGCCGCTCAGCGTTCGGGTGAGCCGCCGTCGGCCATGCAGGGCGTCACGAACGAGCTGCTCAAGATCATTCCGGCGTTCCGCGATCAACCCGATCGGCTGCTGGTCTGTGCGACGAACTTCATTCGCGCCCTCGACTCGGCCTTCTTGCGGCACGGTCGATTCGACTACGTGATTCCGATCGGGTTGCCGGATGCCGCGGCTCGGCGCTCCATTTGGGAACGCTACATTCCCACCGCGACCCGCGGCACCGTCGACCTCGACCAGCTGGTCGAATCGAGCGAGGGCTTCTCGCCGGCCGACATCGAGTATGCCGCCCGCAAGGCGTCGCAGAACGCGCTCGAGAACGCGGTCTACCCGGGCGGCAGCGGGCCGACGCAGACCGGGCCGGAGACGGCGGACTATGTGGATGCGATCTCGTCGACCCGCACGACGGTGTCGGCCGAGCAGGCGGCCGAGTTCCTCGAAGACATCGAGAGCCTCGCGCGACTGTAG
- a CDS encoding glycosyltransferase family 39 protein, with translation MRSTSQGTGQMPQHTHVLPPISTGARSTGRHRVLPRWLLPLLLGAFATLVAALGSWIPSLWGDEVASLLSAERPLPSLFMMLGQVDAVHGTYYLGLHAWIDLFGTSPFALRFPSALAAGLCTAAVVLIGLRLSTASVATAAGLLCAVLPRVTYMGEEARSFAFSAAIAAWLTLLFIDLLLKQSRKRMRWAAYGALLAVGSYVFLYLALLMLAHALLLAWSRPGRAFARRWIITVALAGLAAVPLLYWAAREGHQIAYLATDDEITPHSIFVGLWFGTFAFAVLAWTLIVVAIIGTIVSLREDRTQSPAAFAAAAESAASAASGASGASRWRAPRFDLVAACWLFVPSTALVGIGLFAPVFTGRYLSFCAPAAAMLLACGLTVLFGRRPAVLWVSVALVMALAVPVYLSQREPYSKNNSDWAEISATLGAHARPGDAVAFDESARPSRRPRLAMHAYPAGFVGLRDITLNVPFSRNTTWYDSAYTVAQAATRGRFDGVQRVWLIEYAEGRTVDSSGLISALAQGFAVTTFYRQHASVIYELERTSGPRTDSR, from the coding sequence GTGCGCTCAACCTCCCAGGGAACCGGTCAGATGCCGCAGCACACGCACGTTCTTCCGCCGATATCGACAGGCGCCCGGTCGACAGGTCGGCATCGGGTGCTGCCGCGTTGGCTTCTGCCGCTGCTGCTCGGCGCCTTCGCCACACTCGTTGCGGCGCTCGGCTCGTGGATCCCGTCGCTCTGGGGCGATGAAGTCGCCAGCCTGCTGTCGGCCGAACGCCCGCTGCCGAGCCTGTTCATGATGCTCGGCCAGGTTGACGCGGTGCACGGCACCTACTATCTCGGCCTGCACGCCTGGATCGACCTGTTCGGCACCTCGCCGTTCGCGCTCCGGTTTCCGAGCGCTCTCGCCGCGGGGCTCTGCACGGCCGCGGTGGTGCTGATCGGGCTGAGACTTTCCACAGCGTCGGTGGCGACCGCCGCCGGTCTGCTCTGCGCGGTGCTCCCGCGCGTCACCTACATGGGTGAAGAGGCCCGCTCGTTCGCCTTCAGCGCCGCCATCGCGGCCTGGTTGACCCTGCTCTTCATCGATTTGCTGCTGAAGCAATCCCGCAAACGGATGCGCTGGGCCGCTTACGGCGCACTCCTGGCGGTCGGCAGCTACGTCTTTCTCTACCTCGCGCTGCTCATGCTCGCTCACGCGCTCCTGCTCGCCTGGTCGCGCCCCGGCCGCGCCTTCGCCCGACGCTGGATCATCACCGTGGCGCTCGCCGGCCTGGCCGCGGTGCCCCTGCTCTACTGGGCGGCCCGCGAAGGGCACCAGATCGCCTATCTTGCGACCGACGACGAGATCACGCCCCACTCGATCTTTGTGGGACTCTGGTTCGGCACGTTTGCGTTCGCCGTGCTGGCCTGGACACTCATCGTCGTGGCGATCATCGGAACCATCGTCTCGCTGCGGGAGGACCGGACCCAGTCGCCCGCAGCATTCGCTGCCGCTGCCGAATCCGCCGCATCCGCCGCATCCGGCGCATCCGGCGCGTCCCGCTGGCGGGCGCCCCGGTTCGACCTCGTCGCGGCATGCTGGTTATTCGTTCCCTCGACCGCACTGGTGGGCATCGGCCTGTTCGCGCCGGTTTTCACCGGCCGATATCTGTCCTTTTGTGCCCCGGCGGCCGCCATGCTCCTGGCCTGTGGACTCACCGTCCTGTTCGGCAGACGGCCCGCGGTCTTGTGGGTGTCGGTGGCCCTCGTCATGGCGCTGGCCGTGCCCGTCTATCTCAGCCAACGGGAGCCCTATTCGAAGAACAACAGTGATTGGGCCGAGATATCGGCCACCCTGGGAGCGCACGCCCGGCCCGGCGATGCGGTGGCCTTCGACGAGTCAGCGCGCCCCTCACGGCGCCCCCGCCTCGCGATGCACGCCTACCCGGCCGGCTTTGTCGGGCTGCGCGATATCACTCTCAACGTGCCGTTCAGCCGCAATACGACCTGGTACGACAGCGCGTACACCGTGGCTCAGGCGGCGACGCGCGGCCGCTTCGACGGGGTGCAGCGCGTCTGGCTCATTGAATACGCCGAGGGGCGAACGGTCGACAGCTCGGGGCTGATCTCGGCACTCGCCCAGGGCTTCGCAGTGACGACGTTCTATCGTCAGCACGCGAGCGTCATCTACGAGTTGGAACGGACCAGCGGCCCCCGAACAGACAGTCGCTAA
- a CDS encoding VIT1/CCC1 transporter family protein, with the protein MTTDKPREPAAGQHADEPHQEGLAQRLNWLRAGVLGANDGIVSVAAIVVGVAGATAATAPILTAGIAGLVGGAVSMALGEYVSVSSQSDSEKALIAKEVRELAEMPEQELEELAGIYMSKGLAPETAKQVAIELTAHNALAAHLSAELHIDAGDVVSPWHAAGASAAAFTIGGILPLLAILLPPASIRVPVTFVAVLLALALTGAVAARIGGSSTVRATLRVVIGGAIALIATFLIGSLLGSTGIV; encoded by the coding sequence ATGACCACTGACAAGCCTCGTGAACCAGCAGCCGGACAGCACGCCGACGAACCACACCAAGAAGGGCTCGCCCAACGGCTGAACTGGCTGCGCGCCGGCGTTCTAGGCGCCAACGACGGGATCGTGTCGGTCGCGGCCATCGTTGTCGGCGTCGCGGGAGCCACAGCTGCGACGGCTCCGATCCTGACCGCGGGTATCGCCGGCCTGGTCGGCGGTGCCGTGTCGATGGCGCTCGGCGAATACGTCTCGGTGAGCAGCCAGAGCGACAGCGAAAAGGCTTTGATCGCCAAGGAGGTGCGGGAACTGGCGGAGATGCCCGAGCAAGAACTCGAGGAACTCGCCGGAATCTATATGTCGAAGGGGTTGGCCCCGGAAACCGCCAAGCAGGTCGCGATCGAACTCACCGCACACAATGCGCTGGCCGCGCATCTGTCGGCCGAGCTTCATATTGATGCGGGCGATGTGGTGAGCCCCTGGCATGCCGCCGGCGCGTCGGCCGCGGCGTTCACGATCGGCGGCATCCTGCCGTTGTTGGCAATTCTGCTGCCGCCCGCTTCGATTCGTGTTCCGGTCACGTTCGTCGCGGTGCTACTGGCGCTTGCCCTGACCGGTGCGGTCGCGGCTCGCATCGGCGGAAGTTCAACTGTTCGGGCCACGCTGAGGGTTGTGATCGGAGGAGCGATCGCGCTCATCGCCACGTTCCTGATCGGCTCGCTGCTGGGCAGTACGGGCATCGTGTAG
- a CDS encoding ferredoxin reductase family protein, whose amino-acid sequence MTRIASPARSGGAPVLARARRTQLRRRLRAADLIVIAGWSSVAAAVALYLSSGGLASVVTLSSALSALGIVTGLVGTDFILLMLLLAARLPFIDRAVGQDVAMRWHRALGKPALYLILAHLVLLTIGYAVADQVNVIAETVLLFTTPDMAIAYLGFGLLLVVVVSSVVAVRRRFPYEVWHAIHLLSYLAVLVALPHQLSTGAVLSHGTAQRWYWIALYVLTFASVAWFRFTVPLIRSIRHGLRVESVQPVAPGVVSIHLRGRDLDRLNTAGGQYAIWRFWSHGVWWHAHPISFSAIPTASTARVTVRQLGRGSGQLARLSPGTRVTIEGPYGLFTDRARTSPRLAIVAAGIGITPVRTLLEHSSLRAGEATVLLRGTDESQGYLWDEVVALGQSARATVYSMIGRRPAGVDTWMSAEAIARGVTLASIFPDLASSDLYVCGPPAWTDLVVRDARTAGIPDLQIHVERFDW is encoded by the coding sequence ATGACCCGCATTGCATCACCCGCCCGCAGCGGTGGCGCTCCGGTCTTGGCCCGCGCACGCCGGACTCAGCTCAGACGACGGCTGCGAGCCGCCGATCTGATCGTCATAGCCGGCTGGTCGTCGGTCGCTGCGGCTGTCGCTCTCTACCTGTCATCGGGCGGGCTCGCCAGCGTTGTCACCCTGTCGAGCGCTCTTTCCGCGCTCGGAATCGTGACCGGTCTCGTCGGCACCGACTTCATTCTGCTGATGCTGCTGCTCGCTGCCCGGCTGCCGTTCATCGACCGCGCCGTCGGGCAGGACGTCGCGATGCGGTGGCACCGCGCTCTCGGAAAACCAGCGTTGTATTTAATTCTCGCCCATCTGGTTCTGCTCACGATCGGCTACGCGGTTGCCGATCAGGTGAACGTGATCGCCGAGACGGTGCTGCTCTTCACCACCCCCGACATGGCCATCGCCTATCTGGGCTTCGGCCTTCTGCTCGTCGTCGTCGTCTCGTCAGTTGTCGCCGTACGACGCCGGTTCCCCTACGAGGTGTGGCACGCCATCCACCTGCTCAGCTACCTGGCCGTGCTCGTGGCCCTCCCCCACCAGTTGAGCACCGGCGCCGTGCTTTCCCACGGAACCGCCCAGCGCTGGTACTGGATCGCGCTGTATGTGCTCACGTTCGCCTCGGTCGCGTGGTTCCGTTTCACCGTCCCGCTGATCCGATCGATTCGGCACGGCTTGCGCGTCGAATCCGTGCAGCCCGTTGCCCCGGGGGTGGTATCGATTCATCTGCGCGGACGCGACCTCGATCGGCTGAACACCGCGGGCGGGCAGTACGCGATTTGGCGGTTCTGGAGCCACGGAGTCTGGTGGCACGCCCACCCCATCTCGTTCTCGGCCATTCCGACCGCGTCAACCGCGCGGGTGACCGTGCGCCAGCTCGGCCGTGGCAGCGGCCAATTGGCCCGGCTTAGCCCCGGCACCCGGGTCACGATCGAAGGTCCGTACGGTTTGTTCACGGATCGGGCACGCACCTCCCCTCGACTCGCGATCGTGGCGGCAGGAATTGGGATCACCCCGGTGCGCACCCTCCTGGAGCACTCGAGCCTCCGGGCCGGGGAAGCGACTGTTCTGCTGCGCGGCACCGATGAGTCCCAGGGGTATCTCTGGGATGAGGTCGTCGCCCTGGGTCAGTCTGCCCGGGCCACCGTCTATTCGATGATCGGTCGGCGTCCGGCCGGCGTCGACACCTGGATGTCGGCCGAGGCGATCGCTCGGGGTGTCACGCTGGCAAGCATCTTCCCCGACCTCGCGAGTTCCGACCTCTACGTCTGCGGCCCTCCTGCCTGGACCGATCTGGTTGTGCGGGATGCCCGCACTGCGGGCATCCCCGACCTTCAGATTCACGTAGAAAGGTTCGACTGGTGA
- a CDS encoding glycosyltransferase, whose protein sequence is MTSPAVVLRRVKRAALAQVHAHYRTQPLAPRTVFYESFGGNGMLCNPEAIFRSLLQASDQQQLKHIWALSSGREHDATIAKFAGNPRVSFVRRGTTGYYRALATSRFLVNNATFPPEFSKRPGQIYLNTWHGTPLKHMGFDMPDGPMEAANTLRNFVAADYLLSQNPFMTETMYGSAYKLDGLYRGTVIEAGYPRVDLQFLDSDAAASGRHLLDDAGITLGGRRLVVFAPTWRGASFNRPDENLDEILEARSALQQSLDPTRWFVALKLHQAAHAQAAGRADARGVLIPNAIPTNTVLGIAEILVTDYSSIFFDFLATGRPIVFFTPDHDDYADARGLYQDPSRLPGPVCVTIDHAAAAVATFADATSADTSTADADDRYAEARRAYVPWDDGHAAERVIDIVFRGTNAGHRLRRFDSTSRPTVLLHLGGMRPNGITTAAFNLVNSIDQMRFDVSVLYPAGPLARHILTDRPLDAGIRHFARVGGMNGSKWLHAKRRLADRLGRTSLDLSDPAEYALWDDEWTRCFGDSEFDHVIDFSGYGPIWARLLLHSPTGSRTIWLHNDMAADAQRRVNGKLVHARSLKVVFSHYNDFDALVSVSPALAAINRRNLGEWAAAEKFISAPNCVDGEQIRALGASASFGCADEPEQDLEERFEQLRESGDTLFITVGRLSTEKNQARLISAFALVHARQSASHLVIVGSGPLRASLEALIEELGLTASVTLTGELSNPYAAMSRAHCFVLSSDYEGQPMVLLEAAVLGLAIISVDFETVADALPPGTALIVPQTVEALAEGMAAYLAGAVSAARFDDEAHNREAIDAFYRVLDVERRVQEH, encoded by the coding sequence GTGACGTCACCAGCCGTGGTGTTGAGGCGCGTCAAGCGCGCCGCACTGGCGCAGGTTCACGCGCACTATCGAACCCAGCCGCTTGCTCCCCGCACCGTTTTCTATGAGTCATTCGGCGGTAATGGCATGCTCTGCAATCCCGAAGCGATCTTTCGGTCGCTGCTTCAGGCCTCGGATCAGCAGCAGCTGAAGCACATCTGGGCGCTGTCGAGCGGTCGAGAACACGACGCCACGATAGCGAAGTTCGCGGGAAACCCGCGCGTGAGCTTCGTGCGACGCGGCACGACCGGCTACTACCGCGCCCTGGCCACGAGCCGCTTCCTGGTGAACAACGCCACGTTTCCTCCCGAATTCTCCAAACGGCCCGGTCAGATCTACCTGAACACCTGGCACGGCACTCCGCTCAAACACATGGGATTCGACATGCCCGATGGGCCGATGGAGGCGGCCAACACACTGCGCAACTTCGTCGCCGCCGACTATCTGCTCTCGCAGAACCCGTTCATGACCGAGACAATGTATGGCTCGGCCTACAAACTCGACGGGCTCTACCGGGGCACGGTTATCGAGGCCGGCTACCCGCGCGTGGACCTCCAATTTCTTGATTCGGATGCCGCGGCATCCGGTCGCCACCTGCTCGACGACGCCGGGATTACCCTGGGCGGGCGCCGCCTTGTCGTGTTCGCGCCGACCTGGCGGGGTGCATCGTTCAACCGCCCCGACGAGAACCTCGACGAGATCCTCGAGGCCCGCTCCGCACTGCAGCAGTCGCTCGACCCGACGCGCTGGTTCGTCGCCCTCAAACTGCACCAGGCCGCGCACGCGCAGGCCGCCGGCCGAGCCGACGCCCGCGGCGTTCTCATCCCCAACGCGATTCCGACGAACACGGTTTTGGGCATCGCCGAGATTCTGGTCACCGACTACTCGAGCATTTTCTTCGACTTTCTGGCCACCGGGCGTCCCATTGTCTTCTTCACACCCGATCACGACGACTATGCGGATGCCCGTGGCCTCTACCAAGATCCGTCCCGACTGCCCGGGCCGGTGTGTGTCACCATCGACCACGCCGCCGCTGCCGTGGCCACTTTCGCCGACGCCACTTCCGCCGACACCTCCACCGCCGATGCCGACGACCGTTACGCGGAAGCCCGGCGGGCCTATGTTCCGTGGGACGACGGCCACGCAGCCGAACGGGTGATCGACATCGTCTTTCGCGGGACGAACGCCGGCCATCGGCTGCGCCGGTTCGACAGCACGTCACGGCCCACGGTGCTGCTGCACCTGGGCGGGATGCGTCCGAACGGCATCACCACAGCCGCCTTCAACCTTGTGAACAGCATCGATCAGATGCGATTCGACGTGTCGGTGCTCTACCCCGCGGGGCCTCTTGCCCGGCACATCCTGACCGACCGCCCCCTCGACGCGGGTATCCGTCATTTTGCGCGGGTCGGCGGGATGAACGGCAGCAAGTGGTTGCACGCCAAACGCCGGCTGGCCGATCGTTTGGGTCGCACGAGTCTCGATCTCTCTGACCCCGCCGAATACGCCCTCTGGGACGACGAGTGGACGCGGTGCTTCGGCGATAGCGAGTTCGATCATGTGATCGACTTCAGCGGTTACGGCCCGATCTGGGCCCGGCTGCTGTTGCACTCGCCGACGGGATCCCGCACGATCTGGCTACACAACGACATGGCGGCCGACGCCCAGCGCAGGGTCAACGGCAAACTCGTGCACGCCCGCAGCCTGAAGGTCGTGTTCTCGCACTACAACGACTTCGATGCGCTCGTCTCGGTCTCGCCCGCGCTCGCCGCGATCAACCGGAGGAATCTCGGCGAGTGGGCTGCGGCCGAGAAATTCATCTCGGCCCCCAACTGCGTCGATGGCGAGCAAATTCGGGCGCTCGGGGCCTCGGCTTCATTCGGCTGCGCCGACGAGCCGGAACAGGACCTCGAGGAACGCTTCGAACAGCTGCGCGAATCGGGTGACACTCTTTTCATCACCGTCGGTCGCCTCTCGACCGAGAAGAACCAGGCACGGCTCATCTCGGCGTTCGCGCTCGTACACGCGCGCCAGTCGGCGAGCCATCTGGTGATCGTCGGGTCAGGACCGTTGCGGGCGAGCCTGGAAGCGCTGATCGAGGAGCTCGGGCTGACGGCATCCGTGACGTTGACCGGCGAACTGAGCAATCCCTACGCCGCGATGAGTCGGGCACACTGCTTCGTGCTGTCGAGCGATTACGAGGGGCAGCCGATGGTGCTGCTCGAGGCTGCGGTGCTCGGGCTTGCGATCATCTCGGTCGACTTCGAGACGGTCGCCGACGCGCTGCCGCCCGGGACCGCGCTGATCGTGCCGCAGACTGTCGAGGCATTGGCCGAGGGGATGGCGGCCTACCTGGCCGGTGCGGTCTCGGCGGCCCGCTTCGACGATGAAGCTCACAATCGCGAGGCGATCGACGCGTTCTACCGAGTGCTCGACGTTGAGCGCCGGGTGCAGGAGCATTAG
- a CDS encoding FAD:protein FMN transferase translates to MSTHTFHTMGTVASLICADELPSVGCLAAVARVFTDHDELFSLYRPNSELSRLARGEITLAQTSADVRDCYAQANDWRLQTNGAFTAHRPDGLIDLSGIVKAASISRAADVLHGFGVTDALLDVGGDALALGTRHGRPWRAGIVDPADATALLCSVDFHGEWAAVATSGTAERGEHVWRTGPDVYRQVTVLAADIVTADVLATAVLSGGPEMRDDATDRWNVDVLTVDRDGELTLSARLRDLTAQPR, encoded by the coding sequence GTGTCTACCCACACGTTCCACACCATGGGCACCGTCGCGAGTCTCATCTGTGCCGACGAGCTGCCCTCGGTGGGCTGCCTCGCCGCCGTGGCACGTGTGTTCACCGACCACGACGAACTCTTTTCGCTGTACCGGCCCAACTCTGAACTCAGCCGGCTCGCCCGAGGCGAGATCACCCTTGCCCAAACGAGTGCGGATGTTCGCGACTGCTACGCGCAGGCCAACGACTGGCGGTTGCAGACCAACGGAGCGTTCACCGCTCATCGTCCGGATGGTCTCATCGACCTCTCGGGAATTGTGAAGGCCGCCTCGATCAGCCGGGCGGCCGACGTGTTGCACGGGTTCGGGGTCACCGATGCGCTGCTCGATGTGGGCGGAGACGCTCTCGCGCTCGGCACGCGGCATGGCAGACCCTGGCGCGCCGGAATCGTCGACCCGGCCGATGCGACAGCACTCCTCTGCTCTGTCGATTTCCACGGCGAGTGGGCTGCCGTCGCGACATCCGGAACAGCCGAACGCGGCGAACACGTCTGGCGTACCGGGCCGGATGTCTACCGTCAGGTCACCGTACTCGCCGCTGACATCGTGACCGCCGATGTGCTCGCCACTGCCGTTCTCTCGGGGGGGCCCGAGATGCGCGATGACGCGACCGACCGGTGGAACGTAGACGTGCTCACCGTCGATCGAGATGGTGAGCTGACACTGTCGGCGCGCCTGCGAGACCTGACGGCACAGCCCCGGTGA
- a CDS encoding sensor histidine kinase has product MTAQRDGAEMRHAVRRLTVQFTALIVILLVLVGGLVFAIVSTSAEESNLRALTDAVHVDSPHDAPQAVWVAILDGGHLETSAVRLPGLPDEAAFAEAARTGQPVESQRDSAGRSYSVLTVADGGRIVQVARDQHETQEERGRLLWALVVSGLVAAVASAFIAAWMARRAMRPLARALALQRRFIADASHELRTPLTLLSTRAQLIRRHLTSASATDAAPALAGELDEIVHDSQLLTEILEDLLIAADPRESAIAADVDLVAWADTAVAAAVAHATSGSVSITRTGENRALVVLASPAALQRLFSSLISNAVDHASGTVQVDVAAEGAEAVVRISDDGPGFPAEMAERAFERFSSSRRETNLSEGPRHYGIGLALAAEIAARFGGSVRIEPARVTPGTPPGATVTVTLPLHRGRTKTGGSAHP; this is encoded by the coding sequence ATGACGGCGCAGCGCGACGGGGCCGAGATGCGCCATGCGGTGCGGCGTCTCACCGTGCAGTTCACCGCATTGATCGTCATCCTCCTCGTCTTGGTCGGCGGGCTCGTCTTCGCAATCGTCTCCACGAGTGCTGAAGAGTCCAATCTTCGGGCCCTCACCGATGCCGTGCACGTCGATTCCCCGCACGATGCGCCGCAGGCGGTGTGGGTTGCCATCCTCGATGGCGGTCACCTCGAGACATCCGCGGTGCGCCTACCCGGGCTTCCCGACGAAGCCGCCTTCGCCGAGGCTGCTCGGACCGGCCAGCCGGTCGAGTCGCAGCGTGACTCGGCCGGGCGCAGCTATTCAGTGCTCACCGTGGCCGACGGTGGTCGGATTGTGCAGGTTGCGCGCGACCAGCACGAAACGCAGGAGGAGCGTGGCCGACTGTTGTGGGCATTGGTGGTCTCGGGTCTCGTCGCGGCGGTGGCCAGCGCATTCATCGCAGCCTGGATGGCCCGCCGAGCGATGCGTCCGCTCGCCCGGGCGCTCGCCCTGCAACGGCGTTTCATCGCCGATGCGAGCCATGAATTGCGCACGCCATTGACGCTCCTGAGCACTCGCGCTCAGTTGATCCGCCGACATCTGACGTCGGCCAGCGCGACGGATGCCGCGCCCGCGTTGGCGGGTGAGCTCGACGAGATTGTTCACGATTCACAACTGCTCACCGAAATTCTCGAAGACCTGCTCATCGCGGCTGATCCTCGCGAGTCCGCGATCGCGGCCGACGTGGATCTCGTTGCCTGGGCCGACACCGCCGTGGCGGCGGCCGTAGCCCACGCGACGTCGGGCTCGGTGTCGATCACCCGTACCGGGGAGAACCGGGCGCTCGTCGTCTTGGCCTCACCCGCCGCCCTGCAGCGCCTGTTCTCGTCTCTCATCTCCAATGCAGTCGACCATGCCAGCGGAACGGTGCAGGTTGACGTCGCCGCCGAGGGCGCGGAGGCCGTCGTGCGCATCAGCGACGACGGACCCGGATTCCCGGCGGAGATGGCCGAGCGCGCCTTCGAACGATTTTCGAGCTCACGCCGGGAGACGAACCTCTCGGAGGGGCCTCGACACTACGGCATTGGGTTGGCACTGGCAGCCGAGATCGCGGCACGGTTCGGCGGCAGCGTGCGGATCGAACCCGCACGTGTCACCCCCGGCACCCCACCGGGCGCCACCGTCACGGTGACCCTGCCGCTGCACCGGGGCCGGACGAAAACAGGCGGGAGTGCGCATCCGTAA